One genomic region from Mycobacterium basiliense encodes:
- a CDS encoding TIGR03857 family LLM class F420-dependent oxidoreductase, giving the protein MSDHTFDELGYYLLAGAGGEGPSTLMDEARRGEELGFGTAFISERWNVKEASSLAGAACAVTNRMQIATAATNHNTRHPLITASWATTMHRLSAGRFTLGIGRGIAAIYGAFGIPAVTTAQMEDWARVMRRLWHGEVILNHDGPMGSYPVLALDQDFDEDIRLALVAFGPNTLALGGRVFDDVILHTYFTPETLQRCVETVKSAAEKAGRDRDDVRVWSCFVTVGDHLPQRLRLKKTVARLATYLQGYGDLLVRTNNWDPAVLQRLREDKVVTSIAGGIDHKATPEQIEHIATLLPEEWLEPSATGSPRQCAERIRKEFDYGADAVIMHGATPTELEPVVAAYRENLS; this is encoded by the coding sequence GTGAGCGATCACACGTTTGACGAATTGGGCTACTACCTGTTGGCTGGCGCCGGGGGTGAGGGCCCGTCGACATTGATGGACGAGGCGCGGCGGGGCGAAGAGTTGGGTTTCGGTACCGCATTCATCTCCGAGCGGTGGAATGTCAAGGAGGCGTCCTCTCTGGCGGGGGCCGCATGTGCGGTCACCAACCGTATGCAGATCGCCACCGCCGCAACCAATCACAACACTCGTCATCCCCTGATCACCGCGTCTTGGGCGACGACGATGCACCGGCTGTCGGCCGGACGCTTTACGTTGGGCATCGGCCGCGGTATCGCCGCTATCTACGGAGCGTTCGGCATACCGGCGGTGACGACCGCACAGATGGAGGACTGGGCGCGGGTGATGCGCCGTCTTTGGCATGGTGAGGTGATCCTCAATCACGATGGTCCGATGGGCAGCTACCCGGTATTGGCTTTGGATCAGGACTTCGACGAGGATATTAGATTAGCGCTGGTGGCCTTCGGTCCCAACACCCTCGCGCTCGGCGGCCGGGTGTTCGATGACGTAATATTGCACACTTACTTTACGCCAGAAACGTTGCAGCGCTGCGTCGAGACCGTAAAGTCGGCGGCCGAGAAGGCGGGCCGAGACCGGGACGACGTCCGAGTATGGTCATGTTTCGTGACGGTGGGTGACCACCTTCCACAGCGGCTGCGGCTGAAGAAGACCGTCGCGCGGCTGGCCACCTATTTGCAGGGATACGGGGATCTGCTAGTGCGGACCAACAATTGGGATCCCGCTGTGCTGCAACGGCTCCGTGAAGACAAGGTGGTGACATCGATCGCGGGCGGAATCGACCACAAGGCCACACCGGAGCAGATCGAGCACATCGCCACCTTGCTACCCGAGGAATGGCTGGAGCCGTCGGCCACGGGATCCCCCCGACAGTGCGCGGAGCGTATCCGCAAAGAGTTCGACTACGGCGCAGACGCTGTGATCATGCACGGCGCGACACCTACGGAACTCGAGCCGGTTGTCGCGGCTTATCGAGAGAACCTCTCGTAA
- a CDS encoding acyl-CoA synthetase, giving the protein MSMTATQFTVPAVASAVAAAIGDRDLIIQGGRRHSYRQILERSRRLASYLHAQGLGCHTERPGLAGHQVGQDLLGIYAYNGNEFVEALFATFAARVAPFNVNFRYVKNELQYLLADAGATALIYHAAFAPRVAEVLPALPQLRVLIQIADGSDNDLLGGAVDYECALANSSPAPPPVEPSPDDLYVLYTGGTTGMPKGVLWRQHDIFMTSFGGRDLYSGQPAESVDEIVARTTAGPGTKLMVLPPLIHGAAQWTVMTALTTGQSVVFPSVVDHLDAQDVVHTIERERVSVLTVVGDAIARPLVAAIEQGNADVSSLAVVANGGALLTPYVKQRLIEALPNAVVVDGVGSSETGAQMHHLSTSGAVSTGTFNPGPDTFVAAEDLSAILPPGHEGIGWLAQRGHVPLGYKGDAAKTAATFPVIGGVRYAVPGDRARHRADGCIELLGRDSATINSGGEKIFAEEVETAIASHPAVADVVVAGRPSERWGQEVVAVVALDAGADADAGELVAHAAKSLARYKLPKAIVFRAAIERSPSGKADYRWAREQAATG; this is encoded by the coding sequence GTGTCCATGACCGCAACCCAATTCACGGTGCCCGCCGTCGCCAGTGCCGTCGCGGCCGCGATTGGCGACCGAGATCTGATCATCCAGGGCGGCCGGCGGCACAGCTACCGACAAATCCTCGAACGATCTCGCCGGCTCGCCTCATACCTGCACGCGCAGGGCCTGGGCTGCCACACCGAGCGACCCGGTCTTGCCGGCCACCAGGTGGGACAAGATTTGCTCGGCATCTATGCCTACAACGGCAACGAGTTCGTCGAAGCCTTGTTCGCCACGTTTGCGGCCCGGGTCGCCCCGTTCAACGTCAACTTCCGGTATGTAAAAAACGAGCTGCAGTACCTGTTGGCAGATGCGGGCGCAACCGCGCTGATCTACCACGCCGCGTTCGCGCCGCGGGTGGCCGAGGTCCTGCCAGCTCTGCCCCAGCTACGGGTGCTGATTCAGATCGCCGACGGCTCGGACAACGACTTGTTAGGCGGCGCGGTGGATTACGAGTGCGCCTTGGCCAACAGCTCGCCCGCACCACCGCCGGTGGAGCCCTCACCCGACGATCTCTACGTCCTCTACACCGGCGGCACCACCGGCATGCCGAAGGGCGTGTTGTGGCGCCAACATGACATCTTCATGACATCGTTCGGTGGCCGTGATCTTTACAGCGGTCAGCCGGCCGAATCCGTCGACGAGATCGTGGCACGCACGACAGCGGGGCCGGGCACCAAGCTAATGGTGTTGCCACCGCTGATCCATGGCGCCGCACAATGGACGGTAATGACCGCATTGACCACCGGGCAGTCGGTGGTCTTTCCCTCGGTCGTCGATCATTTGGACGCGCAGGACGTCGTACACACCATCGAACGCGAGCGCGTGTCGGTGCTAACAGTCGTCGGCGACGCGATAGCGCGACCATTGGTCGCGGCCATCGAGCAGGGCAACGCCGACGTGTCGTCGCTGGCCGTGGTTGCCAATGGCGGCGCGCTACTGACGCCGTACGTCAAGCAACGATTGATCGAGGCACTGCCCAACGCGGTCGTCGTCGATGGCGTCGGATCGTCGGAGACCGGCGCGCAGATGCACCATCTCTCCACGTCGGGTGCGGTATCGACCGGCACGTTCAACCCCGGGCCGGATACCTTCGTAGCCGCCGAGGACTTGTCCGCAATCCTGCCCCCGGGCCACGAAGGGATCGGCTGGCTGGCCCAACGTGGCCATGTGCCGTTGGGTTACAAGGGCGATGCAGCCAAGACCGCGGCGACCTTCCCGGTGATCGGCGGCGTGCGGTACGCGGTTCCCGGAGACCGGGCTCGCCATCGCGCTGACGGATGCATTGAGCTGTTGGGGCGCGATTCGGCAACCATCAACTCCGGCGGCGAGAAAATCTTTGCCGAGGAGGTCGAAACCGCCATCGCGTCTCATCCCGCGGTGGCCGACGTGGTGGTCGCCGGACGGCCCAGCGAGCGTTGGGGCCAAGAAGTCGTCGCTGTGGTCGCGCTGGATGCCGGTGCCGACGCCGACGCCGGGGAGCTGGTGGCGCATGCCGCGAAATCGCTGGCTCGCTACAAACTTCCCAAGGCGATCGTGTTTCGCGCGGCCATCGAGCGAAGTCCATCGGGCAAAGCGGATTACCGATGGGCGCGCGAGCAGGCGGCAACCGGCTGA
- a CDS encoding alpha/beta fold hydrolase: MAMVVPRAVSGLNESTGWSPATPRGVRQLAEVVLDEIVLSGFSLLGATLPTMMNPLDGYAVAAEEISALGIDGAHADPNPLLVRSICQRRIAGIGYQRMTFEHDPELPAALAMHGLGGPAKAVVHLYTHRDGPRPWLVWVHGAGQGGPEDLLLSRIDRVHRGLGFNIAMPVQPGHGSRRRQWPRYPDMDPLSNVAGMMRAVSEVRAVVRYARPHATAVVVAGISMGSPVAALVSHLEREVDAVALYTPILGLNSMIARHLARRGDSAARFRERLESPATARLTSVIDPLAVDPAPPPHRRLIVGAWHDRMAMREPAIELQQRWRGQLHWYDGGHVGQLFSRRVQRISEGFLRGVAESAGSQ, translated from the coding sequence ATGGCCATGGTAGTGCCGCGGGCGGTGTCCGGACTCAACGAATCGACCGGTTGGTCTCCGGCCACGCCGCGTGGGGTACGGCAGCTGGCGGAGGTTGTGCTGGACGAGATTGTCCTGAGCGGCTTTTCATTGTTGGGGGCAACCCTGCCTACCATGATGAACCCATTGGACGGATACGCCGTGGCGGCAGAGGAAATCTCGGCACTGGGCATCGACGGTGCGCATGCCGACCCCAATCCGTTGCTGGTGCGCTCAATATGTCAGCGACGAATCGCGGGTATCGGCTACCAGCGGATGACGTTCGAGCATGATCCCGAACTGCCGGCGGCACTGGCGATGCATGGCCTGGGTGGCCCGGCGAAGGCGGTGGTACACCTTTATACGCACCGCGATGGTCCACGGCCATGGCTGGTGTGGGTACACGGCGCCGGTCAGGGCGGCCCGGAGGACCTGTTGCTGTCCCGCATCGATCGGGTACATCGCGGGCTCGGCTTCAACATCGCGATGCCGGTGCAGCCGGGCCACGGTAGCCGGCGTCGCCAGTGGCCGCGCTACCCGGATATGGATCCGTTGAGCAATGTCGCCGGCATGATGCGCGCGGTTTCGGAGGTGCGTGCCGTGGTGCGCTATGCGCGACCACACGCCACTGCCGTGGTGGTGGCGGGCATTTCGATGGGTAGTCCGGTCGCGGCCCTGGTTTCGCACCTGGAACGGGAAGTCGACGCGGTTGCGCTGTACACCCCGATCCTGGGGCTCAACTCGATGATCGCGCGACACTTGGCCCGGCGGGGGGACTCTGCTGCCCGTTTTCGCGAGCGTTTGGAGTCGCCGGCGACGGCGCGATTGACTTCGGTGATCGATCCGTTGGCCGTCGACCCGGCACCACCGCCGCATCGTCGGCTCATTGTGGGAGCGTGGCATGACCGGATGGCCATGCGTGAGCCCGCGATTGAGTTGCAGCAACGGTGGCGTGGTCAGCTGCATTGGTACGACGGCGGCCACGTCGGCCAACTGTTTTCTCGACGTGTCCAGCGGATTTCGGAAGGATTCCTGCGCGGGGTCGCCGAAAGCGCGGGTTCGCAGTGA
- a CDS encoding SDR family NAD(P)-dependent oxidoreductase, producing the protein MNCTRQHVVVTGASSGIGRATALRLAAAGWHVYASVRRTADGEALQAASPGGRLSPLLMDVTMADQIEAALRVVGEHVGDSGLDGLVDNAGIGVAWPVELVPLDALRRQLEVNVVGQIAVTQAFLPLLRRAVGRIVVIASIGDRFTPPFGGPLAASKAAIATLADALRQEAAPWGIRVVIVEPASINSGAADKLERDATRAIDDFGPHGAELYGASYSGMVKAALTRERRGSPPTVVADLVLKVLTVSRPRARNVIGKDSRMMAAASRWLPIPALDALRRKVFGLPKPGSLVTRKAT; encoded by the coding sequence ATGAATTGCACACGTCAGCATGTGGTGGTCACCGGGGCATCCTCGGGCATTGGCCGGGCTACGGCACTTCGGCTCGCGGCGGCTGGCTGGCACGTCTACGCGAGTGTGCGCCGGACCGCCGATGGTGAGGCACTCCAGGCGGCCAGCCCGGGTGGGCGGCTCAGCCCGCTGCTGATGGATGTCACCATGGCCGACCAGATCGAAGCGGCGTTGCGCGTGGTCGGCGAGCATGTCGGCGACTCGGGCCTAGACGGCTTGGTCGACAACGCCGGTATTGGCGTTGCCTGGCCGGTTGAGCTTGTGCCACTGGATGCGCTGCGTCGGCAATTGGAGGTCAACGTGGTCGGCCAGATCGCGGTCACGCAGGCGTTTCTGCCGCTGTTGCGTCGCGCCGTGGGTCGCATCGTGGTCATCGCCTCGATCGGAGATCGGTTCACGCCACCATTCGGGGGGCCGCTGGCCGCGTCGAAGGCCGCGATCGCAACGCTGGCTGATGCCTTGCGGCAAGAGGCCGCACCGTGGGGGATAAGGGTAGTGATTGTGGAGCCGGCCAGCATCAACTCGGGGGCCGCCGACAAGCTCGAGCGCGACGCGACGCGCGCGATCGACGATTTCGGCCCTCATGGTGCCGAACTGTACGGCGCGTCTTACTCGGGCATGGTTAAGGCCGCGCTGACTCGCGAACGGCGGGGCAGTCCACCGACGGTCGTGGCCGATCTGGTCCTGAAGGTTCTGACCGTGTCACGTCCACGTGCGCGCAACGTGATCGGTAAGGATTCCCGGATGATGGCCGCTGCTTCCCGGTGGCTACCCATACCAGCTCTGGATGCCCTGCGCCGCAAGGTTTTCGGGCTGCCAAAACCGGGTTCACTGGTAACGCGCAAGGCGACCTAG